The Oscillatoria sp. FACHB-1407 genomic interval ATAAACGGGGATTGGCGATGGTGTTTCAGACCTACGCTCTTTATCCCCACATGACAGTGGCTGAAAACATGGCATTTAGCCTGCGTCTGGCAGGTGTTCCCAAAGCTCAACGACATGAACGGGCACGGGAAGTCGCTCGAATTTTGCAGTTAGAATCTCTGCTCGATCGCAAGCCGAGAGCATTGTCGGGAGGACAACGGCAACGGGTGGCGATCGGTCGGGCGTTGGTACGAAAGCCGAAGGTGTTTTTGTTTGATGAACCTTTATCTAATCTGGATGCAGCCTTACGGGTGCAGATGCGAATTGAACTGGCGAGCCTGCATGACAGTTTGCAATCGACGATGATTTACGTGACACACGACCAGGTCGAAGCCATGACCCTGGCGGATAAAATTGTGGTGTTGCAGGGTGGTGTTATTGAGCAGGTGGGTTCCCCGTTGGAACTGTATCACCATCCGCGTAATTTATTTGTGGCCGGGTTCATTGGCTCCCCTCGGATGAACTTCCTGACCGTTACGGTGACGGATATTCAGAACTCTGCAACAACCGTTAAACTCCTCGGTGGCGAAACGGTGTCTATCCCCGTGCAGCCCACACACCTGACCGTGGGCGATCGCGTCACATTGGGTATTCGTCCTGAACATTTGCGGTTCGATCGCAGCAATGCTACTGTTCCTGGAGAAGTCAGAGTCGTTGAGCGATTGGGTGGAGAAACCTTTGCCTATGTGCGGTTAGCAGATGGGGACACGATTGTGGTGCAAACAGATGGAGATAGCCCGGTGCGGTTGCATGATCAGGTGCCGATTCATATTGATGGCGATCGCTGCCATTTGTTTGACCCACAGGGAATCACAATTCCCAAAGCCGAATTACATCCTCTAGCGGTGTAACCATCGAATTGTCGTCGTGGCAAATGTTGCTAGGGGTGGGTTTAGCAGATATGTTTTTGGCTCTACCGTTATAGCTACCGCCACTTTATTTAGGACAGGGGGTCTGGAACCTCCTGCACTCCGTCCTAACCCAAGTGACTGCGGCTATAACAACAAAACTCGCCCCTACAGCCCGTTACAAAACAATTCTTGAATGACATGAATATGACAAACACAGGTTCAATCATCAAGTTAAATGAGCAATCCTTGCCTCATCTACAAACTAATGTTCAAATTCCTCAATACGATCGCCATCGAGTAACGAACGGCATTGTGCATATTGGTGTTGGTGGATTTCATCGAGCACATCAGGCGTTATATCTCGACAACTATTTGCATCACAGCGGTGATCACCAGTGGGGCATCTGTGGTGTTGGCTTGCTGGAGTTCGACCAAAAAATGCGCGATGCTCTCCAGTCGCAGGACTGTTTGTATACGCTGGTAGAGCGTTCACAGGAAGGCGATCGCGCCCGTGTGATCGGTTCCATTACTAAATATCTGTTTGCACCGGATAATCGCAACGCTGTGATTGCAGCACTAGTTGATCCGCGTTGTCGCATTGTGTCGCTAACAATTACCGAAGCGGGGTATTACTACATTGAGGGAACAGGTGAACTAGATGCCAATCACCCAACTATTCAACATGATGTGCAACACCCAGATGAACCCATTGGCGTGTTTGGGTTTTTAACAGCTGCATTAAAGGGGCGACTTCAATCAGGTCTAAAACCGTTCACGGTGTTGTCGTGCGATAACTTGCAAGGTAACGGCAAGATCGCTAAAAAAATGCTGACTGCCTTCGCAGAATTACAAGATCCGGAGTTGTCTAAGTGGATCGCGGGACATGTTGCATTTCCTAATAACATGGTCGATCGCATTACTCCTGCAACCACTCCATCCGATGTAGACATGGTACGCGATCAATTTGGGATTGAAGATCAATTTCCAGTGGTGGCAGAACCGTTTTTGCAGTGGGTGATTGAGGATCATTTTTGTGCGGGCAGACCCAACTGGGAAACGGTTGGTGTGCAAATGACAGATGACGTTCATCCCTACGAAATGATGAAGATTCGTCTTCTCAATGCCAGTCACCTACTGATCGGGTATTTGGGAACGCTCACCGACTATACCTATGTTCATGACGTGATGGCTGATCCGCTGATTCGGCAAGCGATCGATCGCCTGATGAATGAGGTCACACCCACGCTGCAACCGATCCCTGGTATTAATTTGGACGACTACAAAAAGACTTTGATTGAACGGTTTGCCAATCCTAAAATTCGTGATCAGTTGCCGCGCCTTTGTCTCAACAGTTCTGCCAAAATTCCTAAATTCATTCTAGGGTCACTCCAGGATGCATTGCGGCAGGAAGGGGCGATCGATTATATGAGTTTGGCGATCGCTGCCTGGTTTCGTTACCTCAAAGGACAGGATGAACAGGGCAAGCCGATTGCTATCGATGATCCAATGGCAGAGATTTTGACTCAACGCGCCCATTCTGGAGGAGTTGATCCCACACCACTGCTCAGTCTCACGGAGATCTTTGGTGACTTGCTCCACTCATCTCGATTTGTGGACGCTGTTACACACCACTTACGCAGCTTTAATGAGCGCGGAGTCAAAGGAACACTATCTCAACTGTAAGCACACAACTGGCAGAGTAGCCTTAATGAAAGGGGGCAATCCAAGTAAGAGTTTGGAGTCCCCCCGTTAAAGCTACCGTGTACACACAAGTCTTCATAACCCCCTACATCTCCCAATTCTGGAGGATTTTGAGCCTTTGCCAAGGGGCTTGACCCAACCAGAAGCACCCGTACTTGAAACCGATGCAAAGCATGCCTTTGGGTGAACTGAAACACCTTCTGCTGGGGGCTTTCGCTTCGCCAAGCTTAGACCAAGTGGGGAGGCAGTAGCGGTAACTCAAGATGATAGAAATGAGATTAGCCTCTACCTTGAGATAGATTCATTGTCCTACTTCAGTCGCGTTTAATGGGGTGAGCCATATGGGCATACGGGTAGTACCTCAATGAAGCGTGATAAAGCAGGCAAATTCGCTCAATCCTGGAGCGGGGAATCCAAACAGTCTGTCAAATTGTCTCTGACCCATACGGCATGGCAATTGTTAGAGCGGCAAGCCGGAGAATTAGGCATTTCCCGTTCTGAACTGGTTGAGCGATATGCCCGCTCCCACCAGAAACCTTGCTGTCAGGAAAACAGCATGCCGCCAGTGGCAATATCGGAAAGTCTTCCATCTGAAGCATCACTGGTGGAACAAATTGCTGTGTTGCGGCAACACAATCGACACCTGCAAAATCAGATTGCTGAGTGTCAACAACGAATGGATGAGTTGCAGTCGCAGGAGCAGCGATTTCAGCGAATGGTGGACGCCATTCCCCATATGGTTTGGGTTTGCCGATCGAACGGTGAGGTGGAGTATTTTAACCAGCAGAGTTTGGATGCGTTTGGAATTACTCTAGAGCAATTGTTGGCTGAGGGATGGCATCCTCTCGTGCATCCAGATGATTTGCAGCGCACCGTTGATGCTTGGAGCGCATCGGTGACTACTGGTACTCCCTATCAACTGGAATATCGCCTGAAACTGGCAGATGGTTCCTATCGGTGGTATTTAGCACAGGCATTACCTGATCGAGATGCGAGTGGGCATATCACTCGTTGGTTTGGCACCTGCACCGAGATTGAAGCGAGCAAACAGTTAGAACAGAAGCTTCAGCAACAAGCAGATGCCCAAATGAATGAGCGGCAATGGTTAGAAGCCGTGCTCAATTTGTTGCCAACCCCGTTGATTCTGGTTGATCCAGAGCAGTGCCGCGTGACATTCTCCAATCGGGCTGCAAACGCGATCGCAGGAGTCGATCTGGTTAAGGATGTTGGCACAACTTACAACGAAGACTATCACTGTAAAGATGCCGCAGGACAGGTGATTCCGCCGGAGCAGCTTCCGGCAGTACAAGCAGCACAGGGAGAGAAAATTGTTGGTGCAGAGATTAGTTGGCATACTCCCGCTGGGGTCTTTCCGCTGTTGGTACACACAGATTTGTTACCTGCCATGCACGATCGCTCTGCAACCAGTATCGTCGTTTTTCAAAACATTAGCGAACGGAAGCGAATTGAGGAACAACTGAAGGAAAGTCAGCGGTTTATTAAGCAAGTTGCTGATGCAACTCCTGGAATTCTCTACATCTATGATCTGATCGAACAACACAATGTTTATATCAATCGTCAAATTGGCGAGGTTTTAGGATACACACCTGATGCAGTCAGGGCAATGGGCAACACTTTGTTCCTGACGCTGATGCATCCTGAAGATTTAGCAAGCTTACCCGCTCACATAGAACGCTTTGACCGTGCTCAGGATGGAGAGGTCATTGAGCGAGAATATCGGATGCGTCATGCTAATGGAGAATGGCGTTGGTTGTGGAGCCGAGATTTGGTCTTTTCACGCACTGAAACGGGTGTGCCCCGTCAGGTTCTGGGAATTTCTCATGATATTACTGACCGCAAACAGGCTGAACTCGTTAGTACACAGCTTTATCAGGCAGAGCAAGCTGCACGGACACAGGCAGAAGCCAGTGAGCAACGCTTTCGGTTTCTCGCAGAATCGATTCCCCAAATGGTGTGGGTGGCTCAAGCTGATGGCTTTACTGAGTACTATAATCAGCGGTGGTTCCAATACACCGGGTTGACGCTGGAGGAAAGCCAGAATGCAAAAGGCAGCTTCCGCCATCCTGATGACCATGATCGCTTTGGTAAGGCTTGGGTTAAGGCAGTCACGAACAAGGAAACTTTTCAATCTGAACAGCGGATCAGACGCGCTGATGGTAGTTATCGCTGGCATTTAACGCGAGCTTTCCCGCTACTCGATGAGAAGGGTGAGATCCTCAAATGGTTTGGCTCCTGCACGGATATCGATGATTGGAAGCGAATGGAGCAAACTCAACGCTTTTTAGCTCAAGCCTCTCAAACCTTTGTGGCAGCAAGTTTAGATTTGCCAACGATTTTAGACACAGTGACTCGTTTAGCAAGTGAGCTAACCCAGGATGTCTGCGTCCTCAATTTGTTGAGTGGCGATCGCCACGCCTTCAACCATGTTTCTTTCTACCATCCCGATCCGGAGATTCGAGCGTTTGTTGGAGACTTGTTAGAACGGCATCCCCACTGCATAGATGCCGAACTTGGGGAACGGGTGATGCAAACTGGGGAATCCTTGCTAATACCCGTCACGTCTCAAGCCGATGCGGCTACCATCAAATCGGAATATCGCCTCTACCTGGAACAATTTCAAGTGCGTAGTGTACTGCTCGTTCCGCTGAAGGTGCAGGGACAACCGATGGGTGTGCTCAGCCTCACCCGTCATGCCCCTGCTGATCCGCATACGCAAGATGATCTGAATCTATTTCAAGATCTGGCAGATCGAGCGACGATGGCGATCGCCAACGCAAAACTGTATCAGCAGGCAGAGCAAGCCCGCCAACAGGCCGAACGAACGGCGGATCGTACAGCCCGTCTACAAGCCGTTACCGCTGCCCTATCAGAATCATTAACTCCAGTGCAGGTGGCAGAAGTGATTGCACAGCAAACGTCTGCTGTGGTGAACGCTGCCTCCGTGATGGTGGCACTTTTGACACCCAAAAAAGATGAATTGGAGGTCATTCATTTTCTGGGTTATGACGCAGAGATTGCACCGGAATGGCGACGCTTCTCGTTAACCGTTGCCACCCCTTTGACAGACGCCATTCGCACAGGACAACCGATGTGGGAGGAAACCCTGGAGGAGCGTATCACCCGGTATCCCCATCTCGCGAACGTCTATGCCCGGGCTCCGTATCCCGCCTGGATTTCTCTGCCGTTAATGGTTGAAGGACAGGCTGTTGGCGGGATAACGGTTACGTTTGCCCAATCCCCTCAGCTAAAACCAGACGATCGCGCATTTATGCTCTCGCTAGCACAACAGTGTGCCCAGGCGATCGCCCGTGCCCAGCTTTATGAAGCTGAACAACAAGCCAGAGCCCAGGCTGAAGCGGCGAATCGAACCAAGGATGAATTCCTGGCAGTCCTGTCCCACGAGTTACGAACGCCCATGAATCCTATTCTGGGCTGGGCAAGATTGCTGCAACAGGGAAATTTGGATGCTGAAAGAACGGCGATCGCGCTGGAAACGATTGAACGGAATGCAAAACTTCAGGCTCAACTGATTGAAGATCTGCTGGATGTCTCCCGAATCCTGCAAGGCAAACTGAGATTGAACATTAGCCCTGTTTCTCCGGTTGCGACGATCGCGGCAGCCCTCGAAACGGTGCGATTGTCGGCAGAAGCAAAAGGTATTGAAATTCAAACCGTACTGGATTCTAAAACTGGATGGATTAATGGAGATGCGAGCCGCTTACAGCAGATCGTATGGAATTTGCTCTCTAATGCCGTGAAATTTACCCCATCGGGTGGTCGTGTTGAGGTGCGCCTGGAGCAAGTTGGAACCTGTATTCAAATTCAAGTCAGTGATACAGGACAGGGGATCAACCCTGATTTTCTACCGCATGTTTTTGAATATTTCCGGCAGGCGGATAGCAGTACAACCCGTCGCTTTGGCGGATTGGGTTTAGGGTTGGCGATCGTTCGTCATCTGGTTGAACTGCATGGAGGAATGGTTCGTGTAGAAAGCCCTGGTGAAGGATTAGGTGCCACCTTTACGATTCGATTACCAATCCTGACCACTCAACGAGACGCAAGCACTGACATCCAACCTTCGCTCGTCTCACCGGATCTGAGTGGAATGCAGATTCTTGTGGTTGATGATGATCCAGATACGCGCAAATATATTGCCTTCATGTTAGAGCAAGCTGGAGCGACTGTTTCAATTGCTGCTTCTGCAACGGAAGCACTCATGAAACTAACCCAGTCTAAGCCAGATCTGTTGTTAAGCGACATTGGAATGCCGGGTATGAACGGTTATATGCTGATCCGTCAGGTTCGAGCTTTACCGTTGGAACGGGGCGGAAACATTCCGGCGATCGCTCTAACTGCCTATGCCGGAGACTGTGATCAACAACAAGCCCTTGAGGCTGGTTTTCAGCACCATGTTGCCAAGCCAGTAGAGCCAGATCAACTGCTCAAACTGATTGCGGATTTGACGCGAGTTGATTTGTCCCGTGTTTAACCCTCATCCCCCAACCCCTTCTCCCACTTGAGAGAAGGGGAGTTAGAGTGGCTTGAAGTCTCTCTCCCAAAATGGGGCTACGGTGTATACAGATCTCTGCTCTTTTCCATAATTGGAGAACCAGGCATTGGGGGAGTTTCCCCAAACCCCCATTGGGGGACGCCACTGCCTCCCCCAAACCCCTTAGCAGAAGGTGTTTGAGTTAACCCAAGGACGCGCTTCGCATCGGTTCCAAGTCCGGGTGCTGCTGGTCGGGTCAAGCGGTTTGACGAGGGCTCAAAGTCCCCTAGGATTGGGGAATTTAGCGGGCTGAGAGGACTTGTGTGTACACGGTAGCCCAAAATGCGGAGAGGATTGAGGGTGAGGTGCATTGGATTGACGCGCAGCAGGTTAACTGCAACTGTACTAGTGTTGCGAACACAAAGTTCTGCAATGTAGGGGGTTTGGGGGCTTCTCCCCCAAGAAGGGGTTTCATCCCTTCACCCCTTTCAAAACTTATTTTTTGCTGTACTAGTAGAGCTATCTAGCTCAAATCCGTAACTGCACCCAAACTGCTCGTCGAAACCAATTTTGCATACTTTGCTAAGACGCCTCGCGTATAGCGGGGGGCAGGGCGTTGCCAGACAGCACGGCGTTGTTCAAGTTCTTCCTTTGGCACATTCAGTTGTAGCAATCGGGCATGGGCATCAATTGTGATTTCGTCGCCTTCTTGCACCAGTGCAATGGTTCCACCTTCAAATGCCTCCGGTGCAACGTGACCGACTACCATGCCATACGTTCCACCCGAAAAGCGTCCATCTGTGATGAGCCCAACGGAATCGCCCAGACCTGCGCCAATAATTGCCGAAGTTGGAGCCAACATTTCTCGCATTCCGGGACCCCCTTTAGGACCTTCATAGCGAATGACAATGATATCTCCTGCGTTGATTTTGCCTGCAAGAATGGCATCCAAACAAGCTTCTTCGGACTCAAACACCCGTGCTGGTCCGGTAATTTTAGGATTTTTAACGCCTGTAATTTTTGCAACGGCTCCTTCAGTTGCCAAATTGCCTTTGAGGATTGCCAGATGTCCGGTAGCATACATTGGATTGCTCCAGGGGCGAATGACATCTTGATCGGCTCGCGGTTCTTCAGGCACGTCTTTGAGGCGTTCTGCGATCGTTTCTCCAGTAATCGTTAAGCAATCGCCATGAATCAGATCGTGTGCCAGCAGCATTTTCATGACCTGAGGGATGCCACCTGCCGCATGAAGATCCGTTGCCACATACCGTCCCGATGGTTTGAGATCGCATAGAACTGGAACTCGTTCACGAATGGTTTCAAAATCATCAATTGTCCAAGGAACTCCAGCAGAGTGGGCGATCGCCAAAAAGTGCAAAACAGCATTGGTAGAACCACCGACTGCCATTACCACTGACACTGCATTTTCAATCGATTTACGTGTAATGATGTCTCGCGGCAAAATTTGCTTGCGGATTGCCTCCACTAAAACTTTTCCAGCCAGTGCTGTATTGTCTGCTTTTTCTGGATCAACCGCAGACATTGTAGACGAATACATTAAGCTCATGCCCATCGCTTCAAATGCAGCAGACATTGTATTTGCTGTAAACATCCCACCACAGGAACCCGCGCCTGGGCAGGCATTGCGCTCTACGGCATACAGCATTGCTTCATCAATTCTGCCTGCACTGTACTGTCCAACCGCTTCAAAGGAACTCACGAGAGTTAAATCTTGACCATTGAGATGCCCAGGTTTAATCGTGCCGCCATACACAAAAATGGCAGGAATATTCATGCGTGCCATGGCAATCATTGCACCGGGCATATTCTTGTCGCAGCCCCCGATCGCCAGTACACCGTCCATACTTTGAGCATTACAGGCAGTCTCAATGGAGTCTGCAATTACATCGCGTGATACGAGAGAGTATTTCATCCCTTCCGTACCCATCGAAATGCCATCACTGACGGTGATCGTTCCAAACAGTTGGGGCATTCCACCTGCTGCTCGAATGCCTGCTTCGGCTTCTGTGGCGAGCGGTGCAATTCCCATATTGCAAGGAGTAATTGTACTATGGGCACTCGCAACTCCCACAATTGGCTTGGTGAAGTCGTCATCTTTGAACCCAACGGCTCGCAACATGGCACGGTTGGGCGATCGCTGCAAACCCTGAGTGATGCTCTGGCTTCTAAGGTTCTCTGGCATGGTGTTTCTCACCCTCGTTCAATACTCATATGGATTGTTATTGGAGTATAAGAAGCTGTTTTATGTATGTCCAATATATGTTTTGATAGATTTGAGACGAGAAACATATCAAATGATAGAACTGCGTCACCTTCGCTATTTTGTAGCGGTTGCGGAAGAACTCCACTTTAATCGGGCTGCTGAGCGGTTGCACATCGCTCAACCCCCACTCAGTCAGCAAATCAAGCAGTTAGAGACAGAACTGGGAGTAGAGTTGTTTTACCGCCGCACAAAGCGACAAGTTCAGTTAACCGAAGCAGGACAGGTTTTATTGCAGGCGGCTTACCGAATCTTGGCTCAAATCGAACAGGCAATGAGCGATACGCAACGGGCAGGCAAAGGCGAAACGGGAACACTCACAATTGGGTTTACAAGTACGGTTGTTTACGATGTTTTGCCTGCTATTTTGTCTCAATATCGGGAGCAATTTCCAAATGTGAATCTTGTCTTACAGGAGTTGACCACAACTCAACAAGAAGAAGCGTTGCAGAATCATCAAATTGAAGTTGGGTTTTGTCATCCACCGCTTAAGGAAGATAGTTTGCAATTAGAATCGATTTTGCAAGAACCACTGGTCGTAGCATTGCCAGAAACTCACCCGCTTGCAAGTAAAACAACCATTCCAGTCAGTTCACTTGCACATGAATCTTTTATTTTGTTTCCGCGCCATCTTGGCCCCGGTCTGTATGACCAAATTGTTAGTTTTTGCCAGCAATCGAACTTTAATCCAAAGGTTACGCAGGAAGCGGTTCAGATGCAGACAATTATTGGATTGGTTTCAGCAAAGATGGGAATTGCGCTGGTTCCGGCTTCCCTACAAAATCTGCAACGAACAGGTGTTGTTTATAAACCGCTACAAGGTGAAACGCCGCAAGTTGAAGTTGCGATCGCCTGGCGAGCGGAGATAGTTTCACCCGTTTTACACGAATTCCTGAAGGTTGTCAGACTGTACATTAAGGA includes:
- a CDS encoding PAS domain-containing protein translates to MKRDKAGKFAQSWSGESKQSVKLSLTHTAWQLLERQAGELGISRSELVERYARSHQKPCCQENSMPPVAISESLPSEASLVEQIAVLRQHNRHLQNQIAECQQRMDELQSQEQRFQRMVDAIPHMVWVCRSNGEVEYFNQQSLDAFGITLEQLLAEGWHPLVHPDDLQRTVDAWSASVTTGTPYQLEYRLKLADGSYRWYLAQALPDRDASGHITRWFGTCTEIEASKQLEQKLQQQADAQMNERQWLEAVLNLLPTPLILVDPEQCRVTFSNRAANAIAGVDLVKDVGTTYNEDYHCKDAAGQVIPPEQLPAVQAAQGEKIVGAEISWHTPAGVFPLLVHTDLLPAMHDRSATSIVVFQNISERKRIEEQLKESQRFIKQVADATPGILYIYDLIEQHNVYINRQIGEVLGYTPDAVRAMGNTLFLTLMHPEDLASLPAHIERFDRAQDGEVIEREYRMRHANGEWRWLWSRDLVFSRTETGVPRQVLGISHDITDRKQAELVSTQLYQAEQAARTQAEASEQRFRFLAESIPQMVWVAQADGFTEYYNQRWFQYTGLTLEESQNAKGSFRHPDDHDRFGKAWVKAVTNKETFQSEQRIRRADGSYRWHLTRAFPLLDEKGEILKWFGSCTDIDDWKRMEQTQRFLAQASQTFVAASLDLPTILDTVTRLASELTQDVCVLNLLSGDRHAFNHVSFYHPDPEIRAFVGDLLERHPHCIDAELGERVMQTGESLLIPVTSQADAATIKSEYRLYLEQFQVRSVLLVPLKVQGQPMGVLSLTRHAPADPHTQDDLNLFQDLADRATMAIANAKLYQQAEQARQQAERTADRTARLQAVTAALSESLTPVQVAEVIAQQTSAVVNAASVMVALLTPKKDELEVIHFLGYDAEIAPEWRRFSLTVATPLTDAIRTGQPMWEETLEERITRYPHLANVYARAPYPAWISLPLMVEGQAVGGITVTFAQSPQLKPDDRAFMLSLAQQCAQAIARAQLYEAEQQARAQAEAANRTKDEFLAVLSHELRTPMNPILGWARLLQQGNLDAERTAIALETIERNAKLQAQLIEDLLDVSRILQGKLRLNISPVSPVATIAAALETVRLSAEAKGIEIQTVLDSKTGWINGDASRLQQIVWNLLSNAVKFTPSGGRVEVRLEQVGTCIQIQVSDTGQGINPDFLPHVFEYFRQADSSTTRRFGGLGLGLAIVRHLVELHGGMVRVESPGEGLGATFTIRLPILTTQRDASTDIQPSLVSPDLSGMQILVVDDDPDTRKYIAFMLEQAGATVSIAASATEALMKLTQSKPDLLLSDIGMPGMNGYMLIRQVRALPLERGGNIPAIALTAYAGDCDQQQALEAGFQHHVAKPVEPDQLLKLIADLTRVDLSRV
- the ilvD gene encoding dihydroxy-acid dehydratase, which gives rise to MPENLRSQSITQGLQRSPNRAMLRAVGFKDDDFTKPIVGVASAHSTITPCNMGIAPLATEAEAGIRAAGGMPQLFGTITVSDGISMGTEGMKYSLVSRDVIADSIETACNAQSMDGVLAIGGCDKNMPGAMIAMARMNIPAIFVYGGTIKPGHLNGQDLTLVSSFEAVGQYSAGRIDEAMLYAVERNACPGAGSCGGMFTANTMSAAFEAMGMSLMYSSTMSAVDPEKADNTALAGKVLVEAIRKQILPRDIITRKSIENAVSVVMAVGGSTNAVLHFLAIAHSAGVPWTIDDFETIRERVPVLCDLKPSGRYVATDLHAAGGIPQVMKMLLAHDLIHGDCLTITGETIAERLKDVPEEPRADQDVIRPWSNPMYATGHLAILKGNLATEGAVAKITGVKNPKITGPARVFESEEACLDAILAGKINAGDIIVIRYEGPKGGPGMREMLAPTSAIIGAGLGDSVGLITDGRFSGGTYGMVVGHVAPEAFEGGTIALVQEGDEITIDAHARLLQLNVPKEELEQRRAVWQRPAPRYTRGVLAKYAKLVSTSSLGAVTDLS
- a CDS encoding LysR substrate-binding domain-containing protein yields the protein MIELRHLRYFVAVAEELHFNRAAERLHIAQPPLSQQIKQLETELGVELFYRRTKRQVQLTEAGQVLLQAAYRILAQIEQAMSDTQRAGKGETGTLTIGFTSTVVYDVLPAILSQYREQFPNVNLVLQELTTTQQEEALQNHQIEVGFCHPPLKEDSLQLESILQEPLVVALPETHPLASKTTIPVSSLAHESFILFPRHLGPGLYDQIVSFCQQSNFNPKVTQEAVQMQTIIGLVSAKMGIALVPASLQNLQRTGVVYKPLQGETPQVEVAIAWRAEIVSPVLHEFLKVVRLYIKEKYDYNNCLDSC
- a CDS encoding mannitol dehydrogenase family protein; this encodes MTNTGSIIKLNEQSLPHLQTNVQIPQYDRHRVTNGIVHIGVGGFHRAHQALYLDNYLHHSGDHQWGICGVGLLEFDQKMRDALQSQDCLYTLVERSQEGDRARVIGSITKYLFAPDNRNAVIAALVDPRCRIVSLTITEAGYYYIEGTGELDANHPTIQHDVQHPDEPIGVFGFLTAALKGRLQSGLKPFTVLSCDNLQGNGKIAKKMLTAFAELQDPELSKWIAGHVAFPNNMVDRITPATTPSDVDMVRDQFGIEDQFPVVAEPFLQWVIEDHFCAGRPNWETVGVQMTDDVHPYEMMKIRLLNASHLLIGYLGTLTDYTYVHDVMADPLIRQAIDRLMNEVTPTLQPIPGINLDDYKKTLIERFANPKIRDQLPRLCLNSSAKIPKFILGSLQDALRQEGAIDYMSLAIAAWFRYLKGQDEQGKPIAIDDPMAEILTQRAHSGGVDPTPLLSLTEIFGDLLHSSRFVDAVTHHLRSFNERGVKGTLSQL
- a CDS encoding ABC transporter ATP-binding protein codes for the protein MSTVTLRDIRKRYTDFDVIKGIDLDINDREFVVFVGPSGCGKSTLLRMIAGLEEITSGDLLIDGDRMNDVPPDKRGLAMVFQTYALYPHMTVAENMAFSLRLAGVPKAQRHERAREVARILQLESLLDRKPRALSGGQRQRVAIGRALVRKPKVFLFDEPLSNLDAALRVQMRIELASLHDSLQSTMIYVTHDQVEAMTLADKIVVLQGGVIEQVGSPLELYHHPRNLFVAGFIGSPRMNFLTVTVTDIQNSATTVKLLGGETVSIPVQPTHLTVGDRVTLGIRPEHLRFDRSNATVPGEVRVVERLGGETFAYVRLADGDTIVVQTDGDSPVRLHDQVPIHIDGDRCHLFDPQGITIPKAELHPLAV